GATAGGGACAAGAAGGTCGAGAAGCGGAATGATCATGTGACGGCCCACACAGTCGACACCAACGGCATTCGAAGAAATGTACCGGATATTCTTCTCGACATCGCTGTTAGTGACTGGCGTAAAAGAAAAGGGGGAAAAGCTTGGAGTTGGAGAAGAAGAAAGACGAGTAAGAGTTTCAGCCTTAACTGGACCGCTGAAAAGAGCAGGAGAAGAAAAGTGCAAATTTAGGAGGTTGATATCTAAATCATTAGGGATTGAAGTACTGCTTGATTTACCAACTCCATAGGACTTGAGAAATTTCCAAATTTTAGCTGGCTCACCCTTTTCCACTGACTCATGAATATGGTGCCGCTGTGCGTCACGGCACACCGTGCTGCAGCGATTACGTAAAGCGTGGTATTTAGCTTTGTTCTTGTCCGTGGGTTTCAGTTTAAACTTGCACTTAGCTAAATTCTTCTTCGCGATTAGAGCCCTAATGTCATCGGACAGCCAGGGAGCTGGcagatgtttaattttgataggTCGAATTGGAGCATGGACATCGTAAAGTTGAATGAGGAGGGAATTAAAGATCGCCACTTTGTCATCTACAGAGCCAGCATCAGCGATCACGCTCCAATCAATTTTACAGGCATCTTCACGAAGCTTGACGGAATCAAGCCGACTAAAATTGCGCTGGAGAACAATTTTTGGTTTGGGTTTAGGGGGACGAATTTTGTAAGAAAGGAAAAGTAGGTCGTGATAGGAAAAGGCTAAAGCAGAGTGTTGACTGTACTTTGCAACAAGCGAAGGAGACGATACAAAAGTGAGGTCGAGAAGTGAAGAAGTACAGTTTGGAAAGTGGTGTGTGGCATCGGACGGTAAAATAGCAAGGTTACAAGCTTCCACGAGAGATTTCAATGACCTTGAACGGAAATCATTTTTTAAAAGACAAGTGTTAAAATCTCCCATGATTATATGATGATTATAAGACGGAATGAGATCTTCGAGTACCTTTTCAAAGGAAGAGAAATAGTCAATATGTAGAGAGGGTGAGTAAAAAACTCCAAGAAGAATTTTAGCGTGAGAGATATTTAATTCGATGAAAAGGAATTCAGCGGCGTTTAGGCAAGGGGTTGAGGCAGTGATGATAGAGTACGGAATATGAGACCGAAGGTAGATGGCCACGCCACCTCCACCTTTACCAATGCGATCGTTTCGAATTATATGAAACCCTGGCAAAGAATAAGAGGTCGAAGGCAAACAAGGTTTAAACCAAGATTCTGAGACAAGGATAGCATGAATTCCGGAGAGATCAAAGGTGGTTAAAAAGTCGTTATAATGAGCGGGAATGCTTTGCGCATTAATATGTATGATGTTCAGATTCTTAGGGACATCTGCTAATTGGGTATTAAGAACGTCACGGAGAGGGGGTGGGAGACTATAAAAACTACTATCGTCATTATCCGTTGAGAAAGATGTAAAGTGGTCCGAAGATAAATCGCTTTCGCTTACCGATgtcataaactataaaataaaatataaattataataaagataaaaatataatatgtatgtatatttataatatataagctaaataattttaattatagctGGCACAAACCAATGAGGTTACGCCAAACTCGCTATCCACCAGCAGTTCATacacttataataaaaaaagaaatacaatattaaaaggAAAACATTAAAAGTAGGACAGATTACAGCTCAAGTAGCATTAAAACAGTGGAAACATAGATTAGCAGATAGTAATTTTACACAACGTGAAACAGAACGCGTCACCAGAACggcaacaagaaaaaaaaaaaaaaaaaaaaagttagacagctgtcaatgtcaagtcgCTCCGCACACGTCAGACCACaaattcataatataaaatatgtgtaaaattCACGAATGACCcacattaaaaatcaaaaatacgtaaataaaacaataattactAAGTGGGTGGAAAAACAATTGATGGCGAGATATAATCCTGCCGAGACAAGAGTTAGAGAGCGGTTATGAGTCTTTAACAAGTACAGGCTAAACGCGCGATCTTGGATTCCTCTTGGCCCTCGCTGCGGGTGGTTGGACTGCTCCGATGGCAGCAGTAGGAGCCACCTCGGCGCGGTCCGATGTCGCCGCCGGGAACTGCTCCACATCCGCCACAGTGGTAACGCAGCATCGCTTACCCGCGGCATCAAGGACGAACACGTTGCCGTCGCGGGTCCAACAACTCCGTATTCCTAGGCGCTCACGGGCAGCCATAAAGACAGCATGACGCGGCGCCGTGAGGAACTCGGACACTGTGACACCGGTCCCCTTGAGGCACTTCTTACCGAACCAGACAGAATTCCGCACAGAAACATCGGTGAATTTCATTAGGATGCATCTCGATCTGTTATTGTGTGGCCTACCAACTCGATGACAGCGCCTCACATCATCCACCGATAGCTTGCTCTCGAGATGCCTATTCAGAAGCTCCACAGCACTTGCCGGAGAATCACCCTCAGACTCAGGCACGCCATGCAACAGCAACATTTTCCGCCGTGAACGCATCTCTTGCTGATCCAGTTGCTGTCCAAGGAAATTTACTTGCTTCTGCAAAGCATCTAGCGAACCCAGAATGAACCTTCTGAAAGCGCTGAAGTCGGCTGACACTGAAGCCACGGTGGGACTAGAAGGAGCTGCCTTATCAATTTCGCTCTGGAAGGCTGCCATCTGTTTCTTAAAGTCTTCAGCCATCTCTGACATTGATTGTTTAATAGACTCCATTGTTACAGTTTGAGGTTATGTGTTTTTGAAAGAAGTGACTGAGTTTTGCTTTACTTTTATTGAATGGAAATAATGAAGAACTGCTGGTAGGTGAGATATATTACTTAGTCATTAAAAACCAATAGATTTTTAACCAAATAGAggctttaaattattaaaaataaattaaatacacagAGGTGATGTTTATGCTTTTTCTGCACCTACCCACAGAGATGTCTGACatagtctcagaaagttgtaaatttgttgaacttaCAACCTTCCcccgctgtacatgcataaccgcacatttatcgacaccaaactccattctgatggcggtactgaaaacttctgtggttttcagtagcaccatcaagtcttggttatttggcgcaaatagtttgaggtcatccatgtacagaaggtgagaaatgacttcaccctctctccgaagccggcaacctaaccctgaatccttcagcagggtgctgaggggattcagagctaggcagaaccacaggggactcagactgtcaccctgaaatattcctcgctcgatccttataaagtcctgcgggccaggacGGTCATCCCCAccacctggttgacgaaggactgtgatccactgcctcatacatgcacttaggaaggatattaaagctgcatcaagtttatacaacTCCAATACCCTtttcagccatgagtgaggcaccgaatcataggccttcttatagtcaatccaggcggccgagagggcccccccGTTCCGACGAACTTgttggcatatggtcatgtctatgaggaggagctctttagtaccacgggacccaaccctacatccattttgagcggaggccaaaatatTGTTTGCGACAATATGCGCGttgatttttgctctcaaaatggatgtaaggagcttgtagagtgtaggcaagcacgtgatgggtctgtagttcttcgcttccgtggtactaccggacttgtagagCAGGAAGGTGACACCAGTTGTTAAGAAAGGTGGGAGAGAACCAAACTCGAGGGCTTGTTGAAATTGTGCTGCCAAGCAGGCGTGCGAGCATCggaaccattttagccagaagttgtgcaatccatGCGGCCCAGGACTATTCCAGTTCTGGGCCGTGCGGATGGCACAACTTATGTCATCGGGGTTGATGGTGACtgcccccataggttcgatggACTCGCACTCATGTTCAACAACACTCATCCAACTCCCCTCGGTGTGTCCGACAGGCACcgaccagatgctacgccagaagTCAGTCATGACAGTAGCATCCGGCGTCTGCGTGTCGGACGCGCGAAGGTTGGtttcctcccaccttcggtacaccttcctttggtcactctGGAAAAGACGATTCTGttggaatcgatccacacgctctctgtagcggcgaatacggtttgcccatgcatagactttctgctttagaaagtcgacgcgctctgtgacattggccatgtagtcgcggggcctgatatccgtccccgcgaacgcctggttcacaaaacgcattactcgggggcgattattgccccccctaaagcagatcagctttgcaatgagagtcctaaacgagctgatacgtcgctcgatccgcgcttgccatgcagggacacctccggcggtcctaggtgcacgttcagcgtccggaaacttgactcgagcaacacggcacgccgcgatggcaccgcagtacatgatcgagtgcgtatcttctaaatctttactagtccgtaaatgtggctctagtaaagcgtttagggctcccactatcgctagattgcgtctattcataggcagacgtggtaatcgtggcctagagttggttgtggcacgatactgcgtaatcgcctcttccaaagtcctcctcAATTGCTCATTAGCAGAAGTACTCACACTCGCACAGTCCCCATCGTCGGTATTGAAATCAACCCGCGGCACCCCCGGTGCCAGGTCGGgtgcgggcaccggatccggcgacGTGGCGGGCAGATTTCGCACCGAAGTAGAGTCCgcgcgagcagagagagcctccTGGCGAAGCTGATCAAGTGTCGCGTCATCCAACCGCTTTAACCGTTGAATGACGCGCACCTGATCCGATAGTCGCTGCTCCGATACGGTGATGGTAGGTTCAAGAGCCTGAAACGATACGCGGACAGTCGGGTTCCCCCCACTGTAGCCCCATAGTAGGCGCGCATGACGTTCTCATTCATCGATTGAGTCCATCGCATGCGACGCACTACaccaccggcagcgggagccgtgggcggggcaggatgtcccgcaggccccaagcgtgccggcagcggtggccgccctcgtcgcgcaggtggtcgtggcggcggcggcggcggcggcccgctctcGTCGCTGGATCCGTCTGTGTCAGGCGCCGTTGCAAACTCGTCGCCTGACGACGATGTGGACGAGGAACTGGACGAGGCGGGCGGGGGTGGTGGTCGTGCGCTTGATGTTACCGCTTTAGTTCGACTCCTTGTTATcatttctaataattttgtaGTTTTGCCGGTGAAGTATGACAAATGTCAACACGGTTGTAATGCGACTGCgacccattattattattattattatttattatttgtaatgcaggcaggcagtttaaacaactgataatgcctgtatccagagtcataaaccgagttctcagtgttgagtagaatttgctttgtgcttatctaatttattcttaaacccattgacactttgggccgctactacatccATAAATTGTCCTTAGTTAGAACTAAGGACTAGTTTAAAATATCTTAATACAAGTAGGTATACCTGTTGTACCAAGGTACAACATGTATTTTTGCAACTGAAGgaacaatttaaaatatttaaattatactcATCGTCTTGGActaagtacttaaatacatcTTAAGCGATGTTCATAAATCTATATCAACTGCAGGTAATATAGGATCAACCTGCGGCTTCGTCACCGGCTTCAGCTTCGTATCCGTGCTCGAATTCTTCTACTTCTTCACCGTGAAGTTGTTCCGCGAAGTGCACGCACGCCGGCAACAGCAGAGACAACGATATCTCACCGCCATTCAACCTCCCACTCCCCACTTCAAGCCCATCACGATATATCGGCCTATTTACTGGAACGAGCTGGGGAATAATGTGCAGAAAAGTCAACAGGAGTATCAATAAATaacagataaagaaatttagaGATGACCAAATCGATGCTGTAAGACGATAATCATGAATTGAGGAATCAAGGGTTTATTTGCATGACAAtttgataaatattaattatatttatattagtatattaCAGATGTTTTgctttttacacaaaaaaattgAATTCAAACGGGTGATATTACCTGTAAAAAATTACCTAGTTATAATAACCTTataactaggtacttaatttttttacagcCAGATTATATCACCCGTTTGAATTATCCTAATTTTCAGTGATCGGTTAATTGGTCGGAGACGGAGGTCAGACGGACTTGacaaaactataagggttccgcttttgtcattttggctacgaaacttaaaataattttgaaggCACAGTGATttcgcttaatttttttttattgcaaattttgaaaaaaggaTAACCTATAAAACCTCGTTTTTTATTGTGtcaataacatactaaaaaatcatggagaagagaatggaaaatgtttagaattaaaatagtacatttcgtgtatcgaatgacgttttttaatacagttgcgaaaaaataagaaaaacaacaaggaattcaaaacttttatattattaattctgtgacatcattgacattgacattatgaagaggtgtttttttagctgggtgttattattattgaacccacttcagtgaaagtttttttttaaatgcatgttctataagacagaaacaattgtaaatataaaacattgtactaataTTACccaattatttgtgtatcgaaCATTTATAACTTGTacaaaacaatatcgaatgttgcctttggaaacttaaagcagaaaaaaaacgcctcttctttgacaggcgttccgttccattcagacaacttattaagaacggtttttcaatattcaatatataaaaaaatagacgtgttataatgatgaaaaggtaagtaataaaatatgaaatatgtatatttttcgtattcttacattaacagtaggtttttatgttgattacgacatttaaaggaaactaatattaacacttatcaataagtagtcataaattggaacaagaataaatttaaaaaaattggaaaagtaaaaagcactagttcgcgaaaaccaactttccgcacgctaaacagctacgtaaagtagcactttttgagcaactgtattaaaaacgttttttttctttttgtatggacGAGTACCCTCTTAACCAAAAGGTTTGAAAATTACAAtctatttattgttaaaaaccACACAGACCACCAAAAATACATACCTTTGTATTAGACAATGTACctttaatattttcaattaagaAATAATTAGCGAGTAATCGCTTATCTGAAATAAATCAAAGCGCACGCAGATAGGCATTATAATAACGACAGATAAATCAAACATCTGCGTAGTTTCCACGCTGGCGCCGATAAAATCTCTTTGTACCAAGCTTTACTATGGAATGGGATACGCAATTAGTctgaattatttattacctTATCAAGGTTCAAGATCGCAAGCTCGCACCACGCTATTAGGTTTAttcgatattataattatactgcTGAAGAGTAGAGTCGAAATTGTAGCTTTTTAATTGGTATTGATAAGAGCTTTCGAGAGCTATGCTTCGTAATATCTAATACCAATGGAGTTTTATGGCATGATTTGACgcactaataaaataatttggatGTGAATCGTACGCGTTTTATTTTGAATCGTGTCGAGAAACGTGCAACATGGATATAAAGATGAAAAGATATGTCGACATTTGGTGGAATGGTATCAAAAGTTTGCCTGACACTACTTCTATACACGGTTTCAGATTTATCGCCGATTCTAAGAGACATTGGGTTGAAAGGTAAGATATTTAAATATCTAATGCAAAGAAATTTTCTCCGGCTGTAGAATTAAGAGTTTTTCCCAAGGGACTGCAGTATGGAGTTCTTTAATAAGGAGTGTACAGAGTCAGCAACACGCATGTAACACCCctgaagttgcaggcgtccaaaGGCCACAGTAATCGCTTACCAccaggcggaccgtatgcttcTTTGCCATataagtagtataaaaaaagcCAGTCCACTGTTGTTTCAGTTTAAAATAGTTTAgtttcattattatattaaacatattaataacgggtcactcacgtattttaagtcgcaaacgctcgacatgtttcactccgtaagGAGCGTCATCAgacgtagcgtagcgtagtttcattattatttatttcgtgTGCTCTATTACTTATTGTTGGTGCTTTGACATATCACAGGATCTTCTGGTTAATATTCGTCGCAATGTCCTGGTACGGGTCATCTCTTCTTATAGAGGCTCAGTACTACGCTTTCCAGAATAATCCCATTTCTTTTGTGGTGGAAACCACGTACAAAGACTGGCAAACTCACTTTCCATCCGTGGCGGTCTGCGAACATGACAATTCCGCTCGTATTGAACATGTTTCTGATATGTAAGTACAAAGTATCTAAACGTAGTATGTATTATTGTACACCAGGGTGCAGCCAAGGTGGCACTCGTTTAtcgaaaacgccaatcgaaaagaCAGATTCAAACGAAAATTCACAAatctatttatcattatttatttattaccataTTTTATATGTGAAATGACGACAAGCAAGAATAAAAATTGTTGTTATACTGCATCTTATTTAAGGCTTTGGGGAGAAGATCACGATTTTAACATGGAAGAAGTTTTAAAAGAACTGGCTTATTTCAAAGGGATAACTTATTACACGTCGCAATTCTGTGGCTTGGAGGACCCGTTGCCTGACTGCGTCAAAAGCAACCTCAGTTACTACGCCAATCTGGTACGAATACAAATCTTCCTAGTATTTTTCGTCACCTGGCTTCCATTTAGCTGAAGGAAATTCCACATAATTAAGATCAATGAGGAGTAGACCGTGTATCAGGTAAGACtgtctacaagctctttcgtcgcttctaaCTCTTGCGTTTGTACCCTTCTTACAGAAGGTTGGTAGAACAGAAGGAGCGAAGCTCTTTTTTTCTGACTGCGTCTGAGTGAAGAAAGTATTCAAATACAAGTTATTtccctatgacggtcttcccaaccAAACATTTTATATGCCGATCTCCTCTTCATTTACTTTATATAGATATATGACAACTTTTAGAGAAACTGTCTGCTTTGTAATTTAATCTAGACACTGACGTTCCATCCTCAGTCTAATATCCGTTTTCCTTTTGatgtatgaaatttaaaaaaaaggcaaTGACCGCGAGTCAgtatctattttaatttaaaatattagaagGTAAAGCGGTCATTACTTCATTTCaacataaataagaaataagtatttatgATAATTGCAAGCAGGTTTTTACTTTATAGCTAAAGTACCTTGTCTAACTAATTAAACGTTTTCGAAGGACAATGTTAATTTCCCTGGCCTTTTTCTAACTACCAATAGCTACCTTAAAATATCTAAAGTGCACTACATACCTAGTTTAAGATTTATGGAAATCGGGTAAAACAGAACTTATGAACATCCAATTAAAATGGAGATAGTGTTTTGTTTGGATGTAAATTAACACTGAATTAAGACAATACCTTTATTTACTTAtccaaatgaaatgaaatatgtatttcaattaattttaggTTAGGACTCCTTGTGAAGAGATGTTGACCAACTGTTCTTGGAACGATGAACCTTTCAGTTGCTGTGCATACTTCAGACCTTTGGACACAGAACTTGGCACATGTTTTGCCGTTAATACAATACAAGGAAGGCAAGTAAATATTCAAAGTAAGAGTAGATCTCCAAATCCTGATTAAACTACTTacatattttcttaattttagttgttaccgttatatattgtataaacattgtttttattttatttcctgtcACGTTCAGAGTAACACCTCCCAAAGATAACTTTTACGTTTCTTTATGGATTATTTTATCTTGGGGCACGGTTGtacccccgccaagacgagccaagCCAAGTcatatattttgactaaggtgtagaattTGTGAAGTtcgggcttgtagagttagagcGTGTAGAGTtggaagcttggctctacatgagatctgataactttttgacagtgcaagATATAtggtcgtcttggcaacattatacatgaaaatgtttttggtgggattaatattactattaataaataggtacctatgtaagttTTGGGCCACAGTTGAGATCTTCTGTATAATTTTCAGTTCATTTAAAATAGACACACATCAAACTTGATTAAATAAAGACCTAATGTTTCAGAGATCCCAATCCGCCTATGTTCCCTATGATAAGTAATAGAACCACTGGTCCGGGAGCTATAAAATTTAACGTGATGGTAAGCGCCAACGTCTATGTTTTAAACGCAGAAGACGTGCCATCCCAGACGACACTGGGTTCGGACGTGCTGATAATCGCTCCTGAAGTTTCCCAAAAGTAAGTTAGATCGCATTATAATGTAGGAATGTGAAGTTCATTATAATGACTAGGTATTTACGAAGTTACCGACTATAATTACAGACGTTACATTTCAATACGAACCATTGCTAACGACGAGGCTGCTCGCTTCATTTCTCCAGTAAAAAggaaatgtaggtatacagACGAAAATTTCCTGGATGTATATCGTCACTATTCCTACAGTGCTTGTACGGTTCAGTGCAGAAAAGACGCGCAGATCAGATTCTGTAATTGCACAAATTATTTCACGCCTAACGTCCCAGAGCATCTAAAGTGCGACGTCAATGGCATCATTTGCCTTAATAACCACATTAATGAACTGTCGGTAAGTTTCTTTACGAACTGCGTAGTTTCTTAGTCACACCCAAGTCGTGATTAATTTGACCCTTTTTCAACAATTTGACATTTAACAATTAGGAAAGACCATGATTCGTGCCAGAAATTGATTAACCTGCTAggttctgcccgcgacttatttttgcgtttttcaattagctccatgcatgatttttttttaaat
The window above is part of the Cydia strobilella chromosome 12, ilCydStro3.1, whole genome shotgun sequence genome. Proteins encoded here:
- the LOC134745859 gene encoding uncharacterized protein LOC134745859; this encodes MSWYGSSLLIEAQYYAFQNNPISFVVETTYKDWQTHFPSVAVCEHDNSARIEHVSDMLWGEDHDFNMEEVLKELAYFKGITYYTSQFCGLEDPLPDCVKSNLSYYANLVRTPCEEMLTNCSWNDEPFSCCAYFRPLDTELGTCFAVNTIQGRQVNIQSKSRSPNPD
- the LOC134745818 gene encoding uncharacterized protein LOC134745818, whose amino-acid sequence is MESIKQSMSEMAEDFKKQMAAFQSEIDKAAPSSPTVASVSADFSAFRRFILGSLDALQKQVNFLGQQLDQQEMRSRRKMLLLHGVPESEGDSPASAVELLNRHLESKLSVDDVRRCHRVGRPHNNRSRCILMKFTDVSVRNSVWFGKKCLKGTGVTVSEFLTAPRHAVFMAARERLGIRSCWTRDGNVFVLDAAGKRCCVTTVADVEQFPAATSDRAEVAPTAAIGAVQPPAARAKRNPRSRV